The DNA segment tGCCTCAGTCTGGCTCACATCTGGCTGGGATGAGTGCCAGTGGTTTTTTGGGACTCTTGGCAAAACGGTGAGCTCTGAAAGGCTGTTTTACAGGAGGGCACGTGTTTGGATTGAGATGAAGTCTTTGAAGTCTGTGGGCTGAAGCTGAGGTTTATCCAGGactaaatatttcttaaatgAAATTCAGTGATGGTTTCAAGAGTCAAAGTGCCCATGTCACGTTGGTGCTGGCTCAGGAGATGTGCACTGGCTCAGGAAACACTCCATGAAAGTTGGGTATTCAGTGTCTTTGAAATTCACACTCCACATTTACCCGCTGAGGGCAATTAGGTggaattattcttttaaaaaaataaaacactttggGCTCCCTACCACTTCCTTAAGGTTCTTGGAGTCAAGATCCAGGATTTCAGATGTGGTGTAGTTAATGATTcctattctttttctttgaagcTCCTTAGATGCTCTCTCTGGGATTTTCAAATGAGGCCAAAAACCTAAGCACAGATGTAAAGCTTCATGAAGAAATTCAGTCATATCTGTCCAAAAAAAAGGGCACAGCCAAAACAGCTGGAAGAGCTCCCTGTGGTATCCTGGTATTCCAAAATACAGGGCTCATTCCACTGGACTAAATTTCCAGGCTGTTTGGCCATCTCATGTTTGCATTTCAAGTCCAGCTGGTGGCTTTGCTGAATACTTCTCTTGTTGTACAGTAGAGTGTGATGCCTTAAAATTTCTTGATCTCACAGGTGCCTCTCCAAGTTGGATGTTTAGCTGACAAAATCCATAATGATGGATGTTCTGTCAGTAGGCCCCAGCAGAATTTGCAGTGCTGTAGATCCACACCCCTGTCAGGGCACACACTTCCATTATGCTTCACAATCTTCACTATTTAAGGGAAAACAAGAAAGCTCCAGGTAATGACGCTCATGAGAAGCCCCTCCCAGTGATGATCTCAGCTTTACACTGCTTTGCTTTGTCTGTGCAGATAGTGGCAGCAATAATGGCAATCACAGGAATTGTAATGATGGCATATGCAGATGGTTTCCAGGGTGATTCAATTATCGGGGTGGCCTATGCCGTGGGATCAGCCTCCACATCGGCACTCTATAAGGTAGGTCACGACTGTTTGTTGGCACTCCTAAATTCATTCACATTGCCTGTTAAAAAGACACAAACACAAAGAGAATCGCTGTAAAATGAATGTTTTGTTCCGTTCCTTGTCCTGCGTCACTCTCGTTGTGACAACGTCAGGAAATTTGCTATGAGGGTAATGAGTTGTCATCTGCCAATTACCCAGAACGGCTTTTCTTGATGAGCCTTAATGAAATCTCCACTGCCACACCAGGAGGAGTTTGAGATCATTTTTAAATCATGACAACAAGAGTTTTTCAACACTTTTCAAAGGGGGTTTCCATGTGCAGCAGGAGGTGGACAGCTCACCCCAGgtctgccctgcagctccctggcacgGGCTGGGCTCAGAGCCCTGGTGtcagcctggcacaggctgttCTTTAGCTTGTTCTTCTTCTGCTTGGAAGAATTGGCTGCTCTGGAGGGtgagggctgggaaaggcagggattCTGTGTCTCAGGAACAGGCAGGGCTGAGCGTGGCTGGgtttgttttcagctgcctgTGTAAAGTTTGGAGTGCGTCGTGGCAGGATCAGAAGCTGCCCTTGCAGCTTTAGATTCTGCTCATCTCACTCATAGATTTGTTGTGGCCTTTCAAAAGTCACTCAAAGTTCATGAATTGAGGCTCACAGAGGACAGGTTCTCACAGAGTGAGCCCTTCCAGGCTGGTTTTCCTCTCACAGCAGGGTCATGCTGTGGAAGTCACTGTAGTCTCCTCCCAAACCCCAGCATTGCCACACTCAGCCCAAATCCTCTACACCTACTGCATGAATGGTGTGTCCTCGAGTTCTTGGTTTATTCTTGGTTTTTCCTGGGTTCTTCTACACTTGTTCCTCATGGCATTTTGTGTAAAGCTTTGTTATACAGACTCAGCCATCCCTGTGACAAAGATATGGGGCTAAAACACAGGAAACTGCAGAAATCCCACCAAAGATCCCCTTGCAGGACTCCTGTGAGGGAAAAGGGCTGTGCCAAGTTGTCCTTTGCTCCACTCTTCCCAGGGGAATGGAGTGCTTCGGTGACAGGCATGGAATCTAAAcccctcctctctcctctcctctccaggttTTGTTCAAAATGTTTCTTGGGAGTGCAAACTTCGGGGAAGCAGCTCATTTCGTGTCCACCCTGGGCTTCTTCAACTTCATCTTCATCTCCATCACCCCCATCATCCTCTACTTCACAAAAGTGGAGTACTGGTACCCCTtctctgctgtgccatggggcTACCTGTGTGGAGTAGCTGGCCTCTGGTTAGGTAAGTgataaaacaatttatttatttttctaggtCTTCACCCCTCCAACCCTTATTAAAATTGGCCTCGGGCACAAACAATTTCCCCCTGTCCCCTTAAGCAGCAGAGCTCTCTCACAGATTAATTCTGGTCCCAGTGCAAACTGGTGCTCCTTAGAAATGAttcatatttttcattacaCTTTGTGAAACATTACTATTAATTGAGATACAATTAATAATTGATATGTAAGCATAGTTACAATtgataataattaataattaacagTAATAGCAGGGAGTAAACATGAAGCAGCACTAATAATTGCCCATTTTTCCATCCCTACAGTAGTTCCACACCAATGCCCCTGTCTCTGGCACAGCTTGACCGCTTTAAATCCCATTTCAAAGGGCTGCATGTTCCCAGTCAGCTCCTGGGGGCTGTTTGTGCACTGACAGGGGCacccccagtgctggggcacctttctgaggctgctgcaggctctgggcagggcttACATAGGGCTCCTTCTTCCTGAGCCAGCAAAATACCTGTTGGATTTAGCCCAGGGGCATTTTCATTTCCACATATAACAGCATCCTTTCCTTTGGTAAAGTCTCTTTTATTCCATAATTGAAGAGGTCTTTATCTTACTATGTGTTTATTAAATGGCAGCAAAGAGAATGTCATTGCCCATCCCATCCTGAGATgtggccaggctggcagctgagctgctgtgagCACCTCGAGCTGCTCCAACCACAActgcagctgccctgtgtgctctTAGGGGACCAAAATTATGGATAATTTGTCACCCAAGTGTATAAACCCAACCTTATGCCGGGGATTCGGCAGCAGGACTGGGTGGTGGGTGATCAAAAACTTAAATTCAAGGAAAAGCTAAAGAAACTTAAGAAAACttcaagggtttttttaatctttcaagGAAATTGGAGCTCTCTAGGAGTGCTGTCATGTaacaaagaaaaccccaaaacaacaaaagaccAGTTTTTTTGTACCTGAATAAAGCCTGTGCAAAGGCATGGAATATGATAACTTCAGTATTATGATTTGTGAAAGGCCATTCAgccctcccctttcccctgtGAAGAATTTCCCCTAATTTTATAGAAAAgtagaaaatcagaaaattttgaaaatttctcctatagaaaaaaaacaaaaatcaatcaCTTTGTGACAACTCCCTCATTGTGGTGTATACTTAATATCACATATTGTCCCTTTAGGGTCTAGGTGGAGGAGAAATGTCTCAGTCTGGTGTTTTCCCCCATTCTCATGTGTTATTCTCTGTTTTTCCCTAGCTTTCAACATCCTGGTTAACGTTGGGGTGGTGCTGACCTACCCCATCCTGATCTCCATCGGCACCGTGCTCAGCGTCCCTGGGAATGCAGGTAccagtgccacagctgctgctgctgccaaaagGAGCCCCTGGGAACTCAGAAAGCACTTTATTGCTTAAATAATTTGTTGGGTGGAAATCTACTCCAGAGTCTGTCTTGAACAACCTCTGCTCTtgagcagctctctgctctTCAGTCTCCTCATCGCTCCTGGGGCTTTGAGCAGCGGGGAGGATCTGGTTTTTGGGGGATGCAGCTGTGAAGCCATGCCTGGGGGAGGCTGCCCAAGGGCTCAGGTGTGCTGTGGGGGCTGTTGTGGAGCTGGGAGGCTGGGCCTGGAGGCACCTGGAgctctctccccatccctggtTCCTGCAGCCTGAGGGAACACTCTGCTGATGCAGCCTGTTGTCGATAGAAGAGTTGCTATAAAGTGCCTTCTGTcccagaaatcacagaatcacagggtcattaaggctggaaaagacctccaagatgaTGGAGTCCAACCTTCAACCTTTAACCttcatccctgtgctcactAAACTATAAAGCAAAGTGCCATGTCCACTCATTTTTTGGATACTTtgagggatggtgactccaccactgcccttggcagcctgtgcctgtgccttaCCAGTCTTtcagagaagatttttttccagatatcCAATCTGTCCCAACTTGGGGTCttttccctttgtcctgtccCTTTTGTGCAGCCAGGCTGCACCCTCTTCTTGCAGAGAGAAAGAAGGTTccccccgagcctccttttctccaggctgagccaccACAGCTCCCTCACAGACCCTTCACCACGGAAATCTTGAGGCTCAATCCAGCCCCGAAGCTGTGGCACCTCTAGTCCTGCATTGTCAGGGCAAAGCTCAGGGAGATCTGAGAGCCCCACAGCCAGTGTCACCCCCAGAGTGTGACAGAGGGTCACAGGGAcatgccaggctgctcctgtgTCGATTCCTCTCGGGGTTCTGaaggtcagggtgaccccaaggGATCACaaagagtctttgcttccctcAGCCCGAGCAGCCAAATGAGGAGCCTGGAATGTGTCTGATTTCActtccaaggttgtttatttcttcttatctaaacattctttctctgacctgctgagctctggctagCAAGGAGGCCGTGGCCATCTGCCCCTGAGCCTGGGGTGTCTCCCAccttatatactcaaaactacgTGTCTGTTTTTACAATTTCTTCCCCAATTCCCATCACCCATGTTAGACTGtgaatctctaccttaaaccaatagaaaagtgccaccatcacaccaagacataGAGGACAAgatgaaggagaagaaggccaggacacacccagattcctccatcttgtcacccccttgaaccccattctaaaaatcccaaaattctacttttccaccctgtgttagttcaaatatcacactgctcaaacccttgtgacttgtaattcctcacacagagttggcagctttttccacgggctaaaa comes from the Taeniopygia guttata chromosome 5, bTaeGut7.mat, whole genome shotgun sequence genome and includes:
- the SLC35F4 gene encoding solute carrier family 35 member F4 isoform X4 produces the protein MAITGIVMMAYADGFQGDSIIGVAYAVGSASTSALYKVLFKMFLGSANFGEAAHFVSTLGFFNFIFISITPIILYFTKVEYWYPFSAVPWGYLCGVAGLWLAFNILVNVGVVLTYPILISIGTVLSVPGNAAVDLLKHKMIFSVVRLGATIIICIGFLLMLLPEEWDEITLRFINSLKEKKSEDHSEDITESSVHTRSRSRANGTVSIPLA